One segment of Apus apus isolate bApuApu2 chromosome 1, bApuApu2.pri.cur, whole genome shotgun sequence DNA contains the following:
- the PDE6H gene encoding retinal cone rhodopsin-sensitive cGMP 3',5'-cyclic phosphodiesterase subunit gamma gives MSETPAAKLNATDVPAGPTTPRKGPPKFKQRQTRQFKSKPPKKGVKGFGDDIPGMEGLGTDITVICPWEAFSHLELHELAQFGII, from the exons ATGAGTGAGACCCCAGCTGCCAAACTCAATGCTACAGATGTTCCAGCTGGTCCCACTACACCACGCAAGGGGCCTCCCAAGTTCAAGCAGAGGCAGACAAGGCAGTTCAAGAGCAAGCCTCCTAAAAAAGGAGTAAAAGG ATTTGGAGATGACATTCCAGGCATGGAGGGACTGGGCACAG ATATCACAGTGATCTGCCCATGGGAAGCTTTCAGCCATCTGGAACTGCACGAGCTGGCCCAGTTTGGGATCATCTAA